A region of the Mesoterricola sediminis genome:
GTGTTCGTCCCGGTGGGCGGGGGCGGCCTCATCGCGGGCGTGGCCACCTGCCTGAAGCAGCTCGCGCCCCAGGTGAAGGTGATCGGCGTGGAGCCGGCCGACTCCGACTGCCTCGCCCGGGCGCTGGAGGCGGGACGCCCCGTGAGCCTCGATCATCCGGGGCTCTTCGCGGACGGGGTGGCGGTGCGCCAGGTCGGGGCCCTGCCCTTCACCCTCTGCCGGGACACGGTGGACGAGGTGGTGCGCGTGGGCACGGACGAGATCTGCGCGGCCATCAAGGACGTGTTCTGCGAGAACCGCTCCCTCCTGGAGCCCAGCGGGGCCCTCGCGGTGGCGGGACTCCGGACCTGGGCCGCGGGCCGGCGGAACCTGGACCTGGCCGCCATCCTCAGCGGGGCCAACCTGGACTTCGACCGGCTCCGCTTCGTGGCGGAGCGCGCCGGCACCGGCGACTCGGTGGAGGCGGTGCTGGCCGTCACCATCCCCGAGCGCCCCGGGAGCTTCCTGGCCTTCTGCGAGCTGATCGGCCAGCGCCCCATCACCGAATTCAACTACCGGCGCTCGGATCCCGAGGCCGCGCACGTCTTCGTGGGGGTGAAGGCCGGGGGCCGCGCCGAGGCCCGGGAGCTCGTGGATCGCCTGCGCGGCGCTGGCCTCGGGGCCCTGGACCTCACCGACGACGAGCTCGCCAAGACCCACCTCCGGCACATGACCTGGGGCCGGGCCCCGGACCCCGGCCGGGAGCATCTCTTCCGGTTCGAGTTCCCCGAGCGCCCCGGCGCCCTCCTCAAGTTCCTCCGCCGCATGGCGCCGGGCTGGGACATCACCCTGTTCCACTACCGCAACCACGGCGCGGACGTGGGGCGCGTCCTGGCGGGCCTCCTCGTCCCCCCCGAGGACGAGGCGGACCTCCTCGACGCCCTCGCCGACCTGGGCTATCCCTGGGTGGACGAGACGGCCAGTCCCGCCTACCGGGCCCTGCTGCTCTAGACATCATGGAGTGGCCCCGCAATGAATGAGGGGCCACTGCATGGTGTCTAGGAGCCCGGCTCCTGGGCGAACAGGCCCTGGGCGAGGCGGCGGAGGGGGGCCCCGCCGTCCCGGTCCAGGGTGGTGCCGAGGACGGCCTCCCAGTCGTTGGCCAGGGCCATCATCCGGGCCGGCTCGACCCCTTCGCCCAGCAGGGCGAAGGGGCGCTTCCCGCGGAGGGGCTCCAGCAGGATGGCCAGGCGCCGGACCTGGTCCGGATCCAGGGACGCCACGTGGCAGAGCACGAGGACGCGGGCCCGCTCCCCCAGGATCCGGACGCCCTGGACCGTCGCCGGCAGGCGCCGCACCGGCGGCAGCCCCTCGAAGAGCTCCCTCAGCCGGGCCTCCAGTTCCGGGCCCCCGCCCAGGAGCCCGATCACGGGGACCTCCGGGGCCAGGTCCAGGGCCTCGCGGGGGGCGGGCCGGGGCCCCTCCTCCTCCGTTTCCAGGAACTGCGCGAGGGCCTCCTCCCGCTTCTGGAAGGTCCAGCGCGCGAGGTCGTCCAGGAGGGCCCCGTGGAGGGTCGGGCGGAACTCCATCCCCACGCTGTTGCCGCGCCGGTGCCGGACCCGGGCGCGGCCGTTGATGGTGATCGCGGGCGTCAGGGGGATCGACACGTGGATCTCGTCGTCGATCTGCACGTCCTCGTCGCCCAGGTTCTGCCCCGCGAAGACCCGAGCCCCCCCGGTGCTGATGTTCACCAGGCTCCCCCGGAGCAGTTCGTAGCGCCG
Encoded here:
- the ilvA gene encoding threonine ammonia-lyase, biosynthetic, giving the protein MPAAPILSAMLTAPVYEVALETPLQAAPILSAALGHRVWLKREDLQPVHSFKLRGAYVKMARLSPEARARGVVAASAGNHAQGVALAASRLGCQAVIVMPVTTPVLKVEAVRRLGAEVRLHGDTFDEAAALARTLAEGGLTPVPPYDDPDVIAGQGTVGLELLRQRPGGLDAVFVPVGGGGLIAGVATCLKQLAPQVKVIGVEPADSDCLARALEAGRPVSLDHPGLFADGVAVRQVGALPFTLCRDTVDEVVRVGTDEICAAIKDVFCENRSLLEPSGALAVAGLRTWAAGRRNLDLAAILSGANLDFDRLRFVAERAGTGDSVEAVLAVTIPERPGSFLAFCELIGQRPITEFNYRRSDPEAAHVFVGVKAGGRAEARELVDRLRGAGLGALDLTDDELAKTHLRHMTWGRAPDPGREHLFRFEFPERPGALLKFLRRMAPGWDITLFHYRNHGADVGRVLAGLLVPPEDEADLLDALADLGYPWVDETASPAYRALLL
- a CDS encoding PilZ domain-containing protein codes for the protein MASDDNAFVRNPAVIRDTLKRVCDRNELAILVTPNAKFDLNFLWLDQEVFHVTATMSRDEALFALKAPGLKVRFPFGPRIFSAGTRLAGLGVARGRRSLRLAIPEELENDDFRRAYRVEKVGRVQVTFSSRRYELLRGSLVNISTGGARVFAGQNLGDEDVQIDDEIHVSIPLTPAITINGRARVRHRRGNSVGMEFRPTLHGALLDDLARWTFQKREEALAQFLETEEEGPRPAPREALDLAPEVPVIGLLGGGPELEARLRELFEGLPPVRRLPATVQGVRILGERARVLVLCHVASLDPDQVRRLAILLEPLRGKRPFALLGEGVEPARMMALANDWEAVLGTTLDRDGGAPLRRLAQGLFAQEPGS